The following is a genomic window from Deltaproteobacteria bacterium.
GACCATCGTGGCGGACATCAAGAAGTTCGCCTCCGCCGGCAAGAAGACCGCGGTGGTCTCGACCATCAACGGCGACGCCAACGTGCCGTTCTACAAGGAGCTGGCCAACCAGGGCATCAACGCGGACGACATCCCGGTGGTGGCCTTCTCCGTGGGCGAGGAAGAGCTGGCCGGCATCGACACCAGCAACCTGGTGGGCCATCTCGCGGCGTGGAACTACTTCCAGTCCGTGGACTCGCCCGAGAACGAGGCCTTCATCGAGAAGTGGCACGCCTACATCAAGGACACCAAGCGGGTCACCAACGATCCCATGGAAGCCACCGCCATCGGCTTCAACATGTGGAGCCAGGCCGTGAAGCAGGCAGGCACGGCGAACGTGGACGCGGTCCGGCAGGCCATGTACGGCCAGGCGGTCATGTCCCCGAGCGGGTTCGACATCGTCATGAACACCAACCACCACCTCTCCAAGCCCGTTATGATCGGAGAGATCCAGCCCGACGGACAGTTCGAGGTCGTGTGGGAGACCGAGGGCCCCATCAAGGCCGACGCCTGGAGCCCGTACATTCCGGAGAGCGCCAAGCTCACCGCCGACTGGGCCTACCCCTGGGTCTGCGGCAACTGCGAGAAGCCGAAGTTCACCAACTGACGGCTGCCCTCGATTCACTCGATAACGCCGGGCCCGCCACGTGGCGGGCCCGGCCCGTCAACGGATCCCATCCATGGACATCGACCCACAGGGGCGGCGACCCCTCCTCGTCCTTCTCGTGCTTGCGTGCCTGAGTCTCGCGCTCTCGGCCGGCGTGCGCGCGGCGCAGGTAGCCGACGTGGCGGCGGAGCTCAAGACCGGCGGTTTCAAGCAGAAGGCCGACGTCGTGGGGAGGCTGGCGAGCCTCGGCGACCCCAAGGTCATCCCTTTGCTGGAAGCCCTGCGGGACGGACGGCTGTACCACCGCAAGACCGACGGCAGGCTGGTGATCACCGAGAAGGCCGGCAAGGGCTACCGCCTGACCGACGCCCTGTCCGGAGAGCTGCTCGGGGGCGCGAAGCGGCGCGCGGTGAAGAAGGTCAGGGTCAACAACCGTGTTCGCGGCGCCATCAAGGCGGCGTTGAGCCAGCTCGATCTCTTCAGCAGCGATCCCCACCGGCGCCTGGCGGCCGCCCGGTCGGCCTTGAGCCACGGCTCCGGGCGCATGATAGGGCTGCTTGAAAACGCGCTCTCGGCGGAGACCGACGCTGCCGTACGCGAAGCCATGGAGTTCGCGCTGCTGGGCGCCCGCCTCAAGGCCGGCTCCACGGCGGAGCGGCTGGCCGCCGTCGAGGCGCTGTCCGACTCCACGGCCGCCGACGTGCGCTCGCTGCTGGGCGCCATCGCCAACGACCCGAAACAGGACGAAGCCGTGCGCAAGGCCGCGGCCGCGGCCATCCAGCGCATCGAGGATACGCTCTTCTTCCTGGGCCTCGGCCTCAACGTGTTCCAGGGCATCAGCCTGGGGTCGGTGTTGCTGCTGGCGGCCCTCGGGCTCGCCATCACCTTCGGGGTCATGGGGGTCATCAACATGGCCCACGGCGAGATGATCATGCTCGGCGCCTACTCGACGTTCGTGGTGCAGGAGCTGTTTCGCGCGTTCCTCCCCCCGGCGCTGTTCGACTGGTACCTGGCCGTGGCGATTCCCACCGCGTTCCTGGTGGCGGGACTCGTCGGCGTGGTGCTCGAGAAGGGCGTGATCCGCTGGCTCTACGGCCGGCCGCTGGAAACGCTGCTGGCCACGTGGGGCATCAGCCTGATCCTCCAGCAACTGGTGCGCTCGATC
Proteins encoded in this region:
- a CDS encoding transporter substrate-binding protein, coding for TIVADIKKFASAGKKTAVVSTINGDANVPFYKELANQGINADDIPVVAFSVGEEELAGIDTSNLVGHLAAWNYFQSVDSPENEAFIEKWHAYIKDTKRVTNDPMEATAIGFNMWSQAVKQAGTANVDAVRQAMYGQAVMSPSGFDIVMNTNHHLSKPVMIGEIQPDGQFEVVWETEGPIKADAWSPYIPESAKLTADWAYPWVCGNCEKPKFTN
- the urtB gene encoding urea ABC transporter permease subunit UrtB — its product is MDIDPQGRRPLLVLLVLACLSLALSAGVRAAQVADVAAELKTGGFKQKADVVGRLASLGDPKVIPLLEALRDGRLYHRKTDGRLVITEKAGKGYRLTDALSGELLGGAKRRAVKKVRVNNRVRGAIKAALSQLDLFSSDPHRRLAAARSALSHGSGRMIGLLENALSAETDAAVREAMEFALLGARLKAGSTAERLAAVEALSDSTAADVRSLLGAIANDPKQDEAVRKAAAAAIQRIEDTLFFLGLGLNVFQGISLGSVLLLAALGLAITFGVMGVINMAHGEMIMLGAYSTFVVQELFRAFLPPALFDWYLAVAIPTAFLVAGLVGVVLEKGVIRWLYGRPLETLLATWGISLILQQLVRSIFGAPNKEVANPSWMSGGLEVAGGFVLTYNRLYLIVFCFLVLGAMALLLRYTGFGLSVRAVTQNRPMASTMGIPTSRVDSLTFGLGSGLAGMAGVALSQIGNVSPNLGQLYIVDSFMVVVFGGVGNLAGTLVGAMTLGVVNKFLEPVAGAVLGKVVVMVAIILFIQRRPQGLFALRGRAAEA